A region from the Candidatus Omnitrophota bacterium genome encodes:
- a CDS encoding sigma-70 family RNA polymerase sigma factor, with translation MDPIRSYLKDIKSIPLLNAKQEIELAKKIQKGDARARRQMTTANLRLVINIAKRYSHLGVPLLDLVEEGNLGLMKAVTKYNPKKGFRFSTYGAWWIRQYITRAIANQGKTVRIPVYMTEMLSKFKRVTEELAQKLGRKPTIPELARRMRLPEERVERLQELANAPQATSLETPVGDEGETEMIDLLQDEHSATPEEDITRFLQHERIDALLAKLNERERKIILLRYGLIDEITRTLGETAKHFGITRERVRQIEAVAIRKLRALLAAEGAKTPAPAAAASGSQSFSRATTPKTNGKLRRRSS, from the coding sequence ATGGATCCGATTCGTTCGTACTTAAAAGATATCAAGTCCATCCCCTTGCTCAACGCCAAGCAGGAGATCGAGTTGGCGAAGAAAATCCAAAAAGGCGACGCGAGGGCCCGCCGCCAGATGACGACCGCCAACCTGCGGCTCGTGATCAATATCGCCAAGCGATACTCCCACCTCGGCGTCCCCCTCCTTGATCTCGTTGAGGAAGGCAATCTCGGCCTCATGAAAGCGGTCACCAAGTACAATCCGAAAAAAGGCTTTCGCTTTTCCACGTATGGGGCGTGGTGGATCCGCCAATACATTACGCGGGCCATCGCCAATCAGGGCAAGACGGTTCGCATCCCGGTCTACATGACCGAGATGCTCTCGAAATTCAAGCGCGTCACCGAGGAGCTCGCGCAGAAGCTTGGCCGCAAACCCACCATCCCTGAACTGGCCAGACGGATGCGGCTGCCGGAGGAGCGCGTGGAACGGCTGCAAGAGCTGGCGAATGCGCCCCAAGCCACCTCCCTGGAAACGCCGGTCGGTGATGAGGGTGAAACCGAAATGATCGATTTGCTTCAGGATGAGCACAGCGCAACCCCCGAAGAGGACATCACGCGTTTTCTGCAGCACGAGCGCATTGATGCGCTGCTGGCGAAGCTCAATGAGCGTGAGCGGAAGATCATTCTCCTGCGCTACGGCCTCATTGATGAAATCACCCGCACGCTGGGGGAAACCGCCAAGCATTTTGGCATCACCCGCGAGCGTGTGCGCCAGATCGAAGCTGTGGCGATCCGAAAACTCCGCGCCCTCTTAGCGGCCGAAGGAGCTAAAACCCCCGCTCCGGCGGCTGCAGCGTCCGGTTCCCAAAGTTTTTCGCGCGCCACGACGCCGAAGACCAACGGCAAGCTTCGCAGGCGTTCCTCGTGA
- a CDS encoding pyruvate, phosphate dikinase: protein MKRRTATLAKPASASARTGRNGAQKQTSIYRFGGGRADGSAEMKKLLGGKGANLAEMTNLGVPVPPGFTITTDVCRQFYELGGRWPKGLEHELAQRLKWLEGVTKKGFGDPKNPLLVSVRSGAAVSMPGMMDTILNLGLNTQTVHGLVVKTENPRFVFDAYRRFIQMYGDVVLEVERKQFEEALGKHKATHGVKTDAELPAEALKALVADYKQIVKRAKGADFPEDPMEQLRGAINAVFSSWNNERAKIYRRLNNITGLAGTAVTVQSMVFGNMGKTSLTGVCFTRDPSTGENVFYGEYLVNAQGEDVVAGIRTPKPVAELKKEFPKLYDQLFKVGKRLEKYFKEVQDLEFTVEEGVLYMLQARTGKRTARAATTFATDFVNEGVISKEAALLRIDPAQIDQLLHPTIDPKAKLSVIAKGLPASPGAAVGKVVFHARRAVELAEAGSRVILVREETSPEDIEGMHAAQGILTSRGGITSHAAVVGRGMGKCCVVGCSEITVHEEESRFTVGDVVVKELDWITLNGTTGEVMLGEAPLVEPQLTGSFKQILDWADGIRRLKIRANADTPHDATVARDFGAEGIGLCRTEHMFFAEDRLPAVREMILAKNVAARKKALAKLLPFQRDDFKGIFEAMRGLPVTIRLLDPPLHEFLPATPEDQERVAKQLGIPVRQLADTVNTLHEINPMLGHRGCRLGLTYPEINEMQAQAIFEATCELARDGIKVIPEVMIPLVGHPNEFRVAKRTIDDVAKHTMERFQMTFTYLVGTMIEVPRAAVVADVIAHEAEFFSFGTNDLTQMTFGFSRDDIGKFLPHYLKEGILPADPFVKLDQEGVGELIKLGVRKGRATRKDLKVGICGEHGGEPSSIEFCHRLGFDYVSCSPYRVPVARLAAAQAVLREKHKG, encoded by the coding sequence GGCCGAAATGACGAACCTCGGCGTGCCGGTGCCGCCGGGATTCACCATCACCACCGACGTCTGCCGCCAATTTTACGAGTTGGGCGGACGGTGGCCGAAGGGGCTGGAGCACGAGTTAGCGCAGAGACTGAAATGGCTGGAAGGCGTGACGAAGAAAGGGTTTGGCGACCCCAAGAATCCGCTGCTGGTTTCCGTGCGGTCAGGGGCGGCGGTGTCCATGCCTGGGATGATGGACACGATTCTCAACCTGGGGTTGAACACGCAGACCGTCCATGGCCTCGTGGTGAAAACCGAGAATCCTCGGTTCGTGTTCGACGCCTACCGCCGCTTCATCCAGATGTACGGCGATGTCGTCTTAGAAGTGGAGCGCAAACAATTTGAGGAGGCACTCGGCAAGCACAAGGCGACGCATGGCGTGAAGACCGATGCCGAGCTCCCCGCCGAGGCGCTCAAAGCGCTTGTCGCCGACTACAAGCAGATCGTCAAGCGCGCCAAGGGCGCCGACTTTCCCGAAGACCCGATGGAGCAGCTGCGTGGGGCGATCAACGCCGTCTTCTCCTCCTGGAATAACGAACGCGCAAAAATCTATCGCCGGCTCAACAACATCACCGGCTTAGCTGGCACCGCCGTCACCGTTCAGTCGATGGTCTTTGGCAACATGGGCAAGACCTCGCTGACCGGGGTCTGTTTTACGCGTGATCCTAGCACGGGCGAAAACGTCTTCTACGGCGAGTATCTCGTCAATGCGCAGGGCGAAGATGTCGTCGCTGGCATTCGCACACCCAAGCCGGTCGCCGAACTGAAGAAGGAATTCCCTAAGCTCTACGACCAGCTCTTCAAGGTGGGCAAGCGCCTCGAGAAGTACTTTAAGGAAGTCCAGGACCTTGAGTTCACGGTCGAAGAAGGCGTCCTCTATATGCTGCAAGCGCGCACCGGCAAGCGCACGGCGCGAGCCGCAACCACGTTTGCCACCGATTTCGTCAACGAGGGCGTGATCTCGAAAGAAGCCGCGCTCTTGCGGATCGACCCTGCGCAGATCGACCAGCTCTTGCATCCGACGATCGATCCGAAGGCCAAACTCAGCGTGATCGCCAAAGGGCTGCCGGCGTCTCCTGGGGCTGCGGTCGGAAAAGTGGTCTTCCATGCCCGCCGAGCGGTGGAGCTTGCCGAGGCGGGCTCGCGCGTCATCTTGGTCCGCGAAGAAACATCGCCCGAGGATATCGAAGGCATGCACGCGGCCCAAGGCATCCTCACGTCACGTGGGGGAATCACAAGCCATGCAGCCGTTGTTGGACGAGGGATGGGGAAATGCTGTGTCGTAGGTTGTAGTGAGATTACCGTACATGAGGAGGAAAGTCGCTTTACCGTGGGTGATGTTGTCGTCAAGGAGCTTGACTGGATTACGCTTAACGGGACGACCGGCGAGGTCATGCTGGGCGAAGCCCCGCTGGTGGAGCCGCAGCTCACGGGCAGTTTCAAGCAGATCCTGGACTGGGCCGATGGGATCCGCCGTCTGAAGATTCGGGCCAACGCGGATACGCCGCACGATGCCACCGTGGCGCGCGATTTCGGCGCGGAGGGCATCGGATTGTGCCGCACCGAGCACATGTTCTTTGCCGAGGATCGGCTGCCGGCGGTGCGCGAAATGATCCTGGCCAAAAATGTGGCCGCGCGCAAGAAGGCGCTCGCCAAGCTGCTGCCGTTTCAGCGGGACGATTTCAAAGGCATCTTTGAGGCGATGCGAGGGCTGCCCGTGACGATTCGCCTGCTTGATCCGCCGCTGCATGAGTTTCTGCCGGCGACCCCGGAGGATCAGGAGCGCGTGGCCAAGCAGCTGGGCATTCCTGTCCGGCAGTTGGCGGACACCGTCAACACCCTACATGAAATCAATCCCATGCTCGGGCACCGCGGCTGCCGGCTCGGCCTGACCTATCCGGAGATCAACGAAATGCAAGCGCAAGCCATCTTCGAGGCCACCTGTGAGCTGGCCCGCGACGGGATCAAGGTGATTCCTGAGGTCATGATCCCGCTCGTGGGTCATCCGAATGAGTTTCGGGTTGCCAAGCGCACGATCGATGACGTGGCCAAGCACACGATGGAACGCTTTCAGATGACGTTCACCTACCTCGTCGGCACCATGATTGAGGTGCCGCGCGCCGCGGTGGTGGCTGATGTCATTGCCCACGAGGCCGAATTCTTCAGCTTCGGCACCAATGACTTGACCCAGATGACCTTCGGCTTCTCGCGCGATGACATCGGCAAGTTCTTGCCGCACTATTTAAAGGAAGGGATCCTGCCGGCCGATCCATTCGTGAAACTCGATCAGGAGGGGGTCGGCGAGTTGATCAAGCTGGGCGTTCGCAAGGGCCGGGCCACGCGGAAGGATCTGAAGGTCGGCATCTGCGGCGAGCATGGTGGGGAGCCTTCCTCTATTGAGTTCTGCCACCGCCTGGGCTTCGACTATGTGTCCTGTTCGCCGTATCGCGTGCCCGTGGCCCGGCTGGCCGCCGCCCAAGCCGTGTTGAGAGAGAAACATAAAGGGTGA
- a CDS encoding alginate export family protein yields MKVGGDITVRGFIRRCVDLNCIDDEKSVANNTVAAGDRNDRFLMQTTGINIGADLTENVSTFVRLANESDWARDAATGGGATGTLSDFAVSQSYVTLKELFYSPLTVKVGRQPISWGRGFVLGSNLIPSIVNRTNDLHGSITANEFTDFTAFDAIRATLDLSNMGGLNIPLLADYVYIKLNEGSVGRSDDVTLQGVNFSTHLDNHNAEAETYWLIKRDRSTKNLTDTGGATTTPATDNFGSVNTIGVRGSAKPVEGGYVFGEIAYQFGRRALDGDAALIAGDAHQAWAWDLGVEYTLQNTAWNPKLGWEWIFWSGKDIDGAGNGWDPIARGYYTTALREFQTGANAGFYPTPQAGDTSAATNQHQFAWYGSINPIEDLTIAPRLTFFFLDESSTVAKPGKRRGYAGAEWDTNVVYNYTDDVQFGLLYALFAPGNIYRGLNDASSQELVTTVSVKF; encoded by the coding sequence GTGAAGGTTGGCGGAGACATCACCGTCCGCGGGTTCATCAGGCGGTGTGTTGACTTAAACTGTATTGATGACGAAAAGTCGGTCGCGAATAATACCGTGGCGGCCGGAGATCGAAACGATCGGTTTCTGATGCAGACCACCGGGATCAACATCGGCGCAGACTTGACCGAGAACGTGTCGACGTTTGTCAGGCTTGCGAATGAAAGTGATTGGGCGCGAGATGCGGCCACGGGTGGCGGAGCCACAGGGACCCTCTCGGATTTTGCGGTGAGCCAAAGCTATGTCACCCTCAAAGAGCTGTTTTACTCGCCGCTGACGGTGAAGGTCGGCCGGCAGCCCATTTCGTGGGGACGGGGATTTGTGCTCGGCAGCAACCTGATCCCATCGATCGTGAACCGAACGAACGATCTGCATGGATCCATTACCGCGAATGAGTTCACGGACTTCACGGCGTTCGACGCGATCCGTGCCACGCTTGACTTGTCCAACATGGGCGGGCTGAATATTCCCTTACTGGCTGACTACGTGTATATCAAGCTCAATGAGGGGAGTGTCGGACGTTCGGACGATGTCACCCTCCAGGGTGTGAACTTCAGCACGCATTTGGACAATCACAACGCTGAGGCTGAGACCTACTGGCTGATTAAGAGAGATCGGAGTACGAAGAACCTGACGGACACCGGTGGTGCGACGACGACGCCAGCAACAGATAATTTTGGGTCGGTGAACACGATCGGTGTTCGTGGGAGTGCGAAGCCAGTGGAAGGCGGCTACGTGTTTGGGGAGATCGCCTACCAATTCGGCAGGCGAGCGCTTGATGGCGATGCAGCTCTGATCGCTGGCGATGCGCATCAAGCGTGGGCGTGGGATCTTGGGGTCGAGTACACGCTCCAGAACACGGCGTGGAACCCGAAACTGGGATGGGAGTGGATCTTCTGGTCAGGCAAGGATATTGACGGGGCAGGAAATGGCTGGGACCCGATCGCGCGCGGGTACTACACGACAGCGCTGCGCGAGTTCCAAACTGGAGCCAACGCCGGCTTCTATCCGACACCCCAAGCGGGTGACACGTCTGCCGCAACCAACCAGCATCAGTTTGCCTGGTACGGCAGTATTAACCCGATTGAGGATTTGACGATCGCACCCCGCCTGACCTTCTTCTTCCTCGATGAGAGCTCAACTGTGGCGAAACCGGGCAAGCGGAGGGGCTATGCCGGGGCGGAATGGGACACCAACGTGGTGTACAACTACACAGACGATGTGCAATTTGGTCTGCTGTACGCCTTGTTTGCTCCGGGCAACATCTACAGGGGCTTAAACGACGCCTCTTCACAAGAGCTTGTGACGACGGTGAGCGTCAAGTTCTAA